Below is a window of Cytophagaceae bacterium DNA.
CTAATCCTAATTAATACCGGTTGGGTACTACCATATTTTATACCGAATTTTTCCAGAGTTGGGAGGTTATCAATATTTACAATTACCCCGTTTTCTACACTTTCTTCAATTTCCTCAAATCCTACACCAGAAGAGGTAAAAGTTATGTTTTCAGGAGAAAAACCCGCAATAAGCCCCAGTTGGAGCTCCTGAGGAGATACAACGTCTAGTTCTACACCCAAATTTTTCATCAACTTCAACACCGAAATATTGGTATTTGCCTTACAAGCATATTTTATTTTCATATTTATTTGGGAAAAAGCATTTTTTAACCTTTTTACCTTTTCTTCAATAATATTTCCATCATATAAATAAAGCGGAGTTCCAAATTCTGCAGCAAGGTCAGTTAATTTAAAATTTTGAATGTAATACTCGTCGTTTTTTAAAATCATCAATTAAGTTTTTTTACAAAAATAGCCAGTGAAAAGGAATTTATATGCAATTTATCCCTAGAATAATCAGTATATAGGAATATTATTTTATCGAAAAATCTTTTGTATGGTCTTAGATTTTGTGCTATAATATTTTAAATTGCATCATTCAAAAATATTTCATGAAAAAACAAACTATTATACTTTTACTATCTTTTTTACTAATCAATTCTTTTGGTTTTTCTCAGGTAAAATCAGGCCCTATGCTTGGTTATTCTGAGATGCGGGAAGTGCTGCTTTGGATTCAGACTACCAAAAATGAAAAAGTAAAATTTGGTTATTGGGAAAAAGAGACTCCTGCTAATAAGTTTTTTACTGAAGAGGTTAATACTACCAAAGACAATGCCTTTGTTGCTAAATTAGTTGCTAATCAGGTACTTCCGGGTAAAAAATATCAATATGAGGTATGGATTTCAGGAAAATTAATGAAATTTAACTACCCTCTTGAGTTTCAAACTCAAACTTTGTGGCAATATCGTACCGATCCTCCGGCATTCAAATTTGCTGTTGGAAGTTGTACTTATACCAATGAAGAACGATTTGACCGTCCAGGTCAACCTTATGGGAAAAGTCCGCAGATTTTTGAAAATATATATAGTCAAAAACCCAATTTTATGGTATGGGGTGGTGACAATATTTATCTAAGAGAAGCAGATTGGAATACCAAAACGGGCATTTATCATCGCTACAGTGAGTTTAAGAAAGTAAAGGAACTTCAGCCACTTTGGGCCAATGTACATCATTATGCTATTTGGGATGATCATGATTATGGTAACAATGATGCAGACCGCAGTTTCTGGATGAAAAACACCACATTGCAAGCCTTTAAAGATTTCTGGGGGAATCCAAATTATATATTTGAAAATGAGGCCATTACTGGTACTTTCATGTGGGAAGACTGCCAGTTTTACCTTATGGATGACAGGTGGTTTAAAGCTCCCAATGATATTTTTGATAAAAACAAAGATTATTATGGGGAAAAGCAGCTTAACTGGTTCATTGATGCTCTTAAGTCATCAAATGCTCCATTTAAGTTTGTTGTAACTGGCGGTCAAGTGATCAATGAGGCTAAAGTTTTTGAAAATATGGCAACCTATCCGGGAGAAAGGAAAAAACTTCTGGATAGAATTGCGGAACAAAAAATAAGCGGGGTGATATTTATCTCGGGGGATCGCCATCATACAAATTTGCAAAAGCTTGACAGAGATGGTAATTACCCGCTTTATGATCTCACGGTATCTCCGATGACTTCTTCTGCCGGAAAACCTGTCGAGGAAGAATATAAATATAAAACCATCATTGAAGGAACGGAAGTCAACAATTCACAGACTTTCGGTATCATGGAAATCAGCGGTAAAAGAACTGATAGAGAATTGAAAATAAATATTTTTGATGCAAATGGTGAAAAGAAATGGGATTATTTGATTAAAGCCAAAGATTTAAGAGCAAAATAAATAAGTGAAAATTGATTTAAGTTTGAAATCTTGATTTATGGACAATAAAATATTTGTAGATTCCGAAGTAGGTACTTTAAAAAGGCTGATTATTCATAGCCCTGACAGTGGATTGGGTAAAGTTGTACCTTCAAAGGCCCAGGACTGGCTTTTTGAGGATATTATTCACCTCGAAACCATGCGATCAAAGGAATACGATTATTATGTCAGACTCCTTTTGTATTTTTTGGATCCTGAAAAAATTAAAGGAAAAGCTCCTCTTGGCAATGCTGACAGAAGTTTTTTCAAGCCTAGTTCTGAAAATTATTTTAATTCCGATAAAGTTGTTGAGTTTGAGACACTTCTTTTTGATGTTTTAAAAATTGAAACAGTAAGAACCCAAATTGTGGCTGCTGTCAGTGCTATAGAAGAATGTTCTTATTTGGAAATGCAGCAATTTTTAAGTTTGAATAATCGGGAATTGTCCAAAGTTCTGATAACCGGAATGACAGAATCGGGTGAAATGTTCTTCCCTCCTATTCCAAATCTGATATTCACCAGGGACATTGGTATTGTGGTCAATGATCATATTTTGCTGAATAAACCAGCCAAAGCCGCCCGCTCAAGAGAGTCTCTCCTGGCAAAATATGTTTTTTTTAACCATGAATTTTTTAAAGGTTACGAAAACAAAATTATTGAGGTTGAGGAAGAAGAAGAACACTTTTTAATGCCTGAGGATCGCCGCCAAAGGCTTGATACACTGGAAGGAGGCGATGTGATGATGGTGGCACCGGGGCATTTGCTTATTGGGGTAAGTGAAAGAACAACTGTAGAAGCGGCACGTCAGGTGATTGATAAACTTTTTGAAAAAAATGTAGTTAGAAAGGTTTCATTGTTGAAAATCCCAGCCAAGCGTGATTACATGCACATTGATACTATTTTTACCCAAATCAAAAAGAATGTTTGGGTTTTGTTGGCATCTCTTGGCCGTACATCTGAATTTGCAAAAAATGAACAGGTGTGGGATGAATTGGGTCAGCATATTACCCATGAAGAATTGGTTATAAAGCAGTTTTATAAAGAAAATGATCAGATAAAAAACCGTAGTTTTGATAACCTGGAAGAGTTGTTAAAATATATTTCTGAAATTGACTTAAAATGTACCGAACCTGTTAGTTTTGTATATTCTGGCAACAATGAATTTCCTTTTGGAGCAAGGGAACAATGGACGGATTCCTGTAATTTGTTGGTTTTGAAGGAAGGAGTGGCGATAGGTTATGATAGAAATGACAAAACTTCAGAAGCATTCAGGGCAGTTGGATTTAAAACTATTGCGGCTGCAGAATTACTTAATAAATTTGAAAACGGCTCTGCAGATCCTCAAAATATAGAAAACACCATAATCCTCTTGCCATCAGCTGAGCTTTCAAGAGCGAGAGGTGGATCTCATTGCATGAGTTTACCGATACAAAGAGATTCGATTTTTTCAGAAAATAATTGATTTTGATATTTTAAATTTATACTAAAATGCAAGAACAAATCACTTCTAACATACTGATGATAAGGCCTGTAAATTTTGCTTACAATGAACAAACGGCCTCAAGCAATGCATTTCAAAAGAAAATTGAAACACAGGATTCCAATGCCACAGCCCAAGCTGAATTTGACAGTTTTGTGGATCAACTACAACTTAGAGGAATCAATGTTCAGGTGATACAAGACACCCCGGAACCATTTACCCCTGATTCTATTTTTCCAAATAATTGGCTTTCAATGCATCATTCGGGAAAAGCTGTTTTGTATCCAATGATGGCAGAGAACCGCAGACAGGAACGAAGACATGATATTCTTGATATTTTGAGAGAAAAATATCATTTAGACGTAGTATTGGATTTTACACATTTTGAGGATGAAGGTAAATTCCTTGAAGGTACCGGAAGTCTGGTATTGGATAGAATTAAGAGAATTGCGTATGCCACTATTTCGCCTCGTACCGATATGGACGTCCTGAATGCCTGGAAGAATCAAATGAATTACGAATTGGTTACTTTC
It encodes the following:
- a CDS encoding alkaline phosphatase family protein, translated to MKKQTIILLLSFLLINSFGFSQVKSGPMLGYSEMREVLLWIQTTKNEKVKFGYWEKETPANKFFTEEVNTTKDNAFVAKLVANQVLPGKKYQYEVWISGKLMKFNYPLEFQTQTLWQYRTDPPAFKFAVGSCTYTNEERFDRPGQPYGKSPQIFENIYSQKPNFMVWGGDNIYLREADWNTKTGIYHRYSEFKKVKELQPLWANVHHYAIWDDHDYGNNDADRSFWMKNTTLQAFKDFWGNPNYIFENEAITGTFMWEDCQFYLMDDRWFKAPNDIFDKNKDYYGEKQLNWFIDALKSSNAPFKFVVTGGQVINEAKVFENMATYPGERKKLLDRIAEQKISGVIFISGDRHHTNLQKLDRDGNYPLYDLTVSPMTSSAGKPVEEEYKYKTIIEGTEVNNSQTFGIMEISGKRTDRELKINIFDANGEKKWDYLIKAKDLRAK
- a CDS encoding amidinotransferase; translation: MDNKIFVDSEVGTLKRLIIHSPDSGLGKVVPSKAQDWLFEDIIHLETMRSKEYDYYVRLLLYFLDPEKIKGKAPLGNADRSFFKPSSENYFNSDKVVEFETLLFDVLKIETVRTQIVAAVSAIEECSYLEMQQFLSLNNRELSKVLITGMTESGEMFFPPIPNLIFTRDIGIVVNDHILLNKPAKAARSRESLLAKYVFFNHEFFKGYENKIIEVEEEEEHFLMPEDRRQRLDTLEGGDVMMVAPGHLLIGVSERTTVEAARQVIDKLFEKNVVRKVSLLKIPAKRDYMHIDTIFTQIKKNVWVLLASLGRTSEFAKNEQVWDELGQHITHEELVIKQFYKENDQIKNRSFDNLEELLKYISEIDLKCTEPVSFVYSGNNEFPFGAREQWTDSCNLLVLKEGVAIGYDRNDKTSEAFRAVGFKTIAAAELLNKFENGSADPQNIENTIILLPSAELSRARGGSHCMSLPIQRDSIFSENN
- a CDS encoding amidinotransferase, whose protein sequence is MQEQITSNILMIRPVNFAYNEQTASSNAFQKKIETQDSNATAQAEFDSFVDQLQLRGINVQVIQDTPEPFTPDSIFPNNWLSMHHSGKAVLYPMMAENRRQERRHDILDILREKYHLDVVLDFTHFEDEGKFLEGTGSLVLDRIKRIAYATISPRTDMDVLNAWKNQMNYELVTFHAKDRNGEAVYHTNVVMSMGDIFCVICLDSIADFDERVKVKARLEQSGKEVIEITMDQMENFAGNMLLLKNKSGKKFLVMSQRAYDSLSRDQKRNLEDNAEVIHPDLGIIEELGGGSARCMIAEIHLPAK